In Bacillus toyonensis BCT-7112, a single window of DNA contains:
- a CDS encoding ABC transporter ATP-binding protein, which produces MISVQDVTKQFSNGKGLFHITFDVKEGEVFGYLGPNGAGKSTTIRNLMGFIKPTAGKATIFGLDCWNEAAKIQREVGYLPGEISFIDGMNGLEFLKLMQGMRGLKDTKRRDELIDRLQFDVKTPIRKMSKGMKQKVGIVAAFMHDPEVLILDEPTSGLDPLMQQVFIELIVEEKQRGKTILMSSHIFTEIERTCDRVAIIKDGRLVTVENIHDLQSMRRQVIDVTVSSQEEIESLTKCNLQFEAVKGREASIIVQGNYQTVLQTLSNYNVTALQTRAMDLEHLFMHYYDKKEGVTHE; this is translated from the coding sequence ATGATTTCAGTTCAAGATGTTACAAAACAGTTTTCGAATGGAAAAGGTTTGTTTCATATTACATTTGATGTAAAAGAGGGAGAAGTATTTGGTTATTTAGGACCGAATGGTGCCGGAAAATCAACGACAATTCGTAATTTAATGGGATTTATAAAACCGACAGCTGGTAAAGCGACAATTTTTGGATTAGATTGTTGGAATGAAGCAGCGAAAATTCAAAGGGAAGTTGGTTATTTACCGGGTGAAATTTCTTTTATTGACGGAATGAACGGATTAGAGTTTTTAAAATTAATGCAAGGAATGCGTGGATTAAAGGATACGAAAAGACGAGATGAACTGATAGATCGTCTGCAATTTGATGTGAAAACACCGATTCGCAAAATGTCTAAAGGAATGAAGCAAAAAGTAGGGATAGTCGCTGCATTTATGCACGATCCAGAGGTGTTAATTTTAGATGAACCAACATCTGGACTTGATCCACTGATGCAGCAAGTATTTATAGAACTAATAGTAGAGGAAAAACAAAGAGGAAAAACGATTCTTATGTCTTCACATATTTTTACTGAAATTGAGAGAACTTGTGACAGAGTAGCTATTATTAAAGATGGTCGACTCGTAACAGTTGAAAATATTCATGATTTACAAAGTATGAGACGACAGGTAATAGATGTAACTGTATCATCGCAAGAAGAAATTGAATCTCTTACAAAGTGTAATTTGCAATTTGAAGCGGTAAAAGGCAGAGAGGCATCTATTATTGTACAAGGAAACTATCAAACTGTTTTACAAACACTTTCAAACTATAATGTAACGGCACTTCAAACGAGAGCGATGGATTTAGAACATTTATTTATGCATTATTACGATAAGAAAGAAGGGGTAACGCATGAATAA
- a CDS encoding peptide ABC transporter substrate-binding protein: protein MKRKKMKKLTAVVVPVLAMSVALTACSSSGGEKKTTTTSNSGKEKTSDIKYAAKQVLNRTENQEIPTMDTSKSTDTLGAQILGNTMEGLYRLDKDNKPIPAAAESSTKSEDGKKYTFKLRKDAKWSNGDPVTAKDFVFAWQRLLDKNTAAEYAFIAYYIKNAEAINKGEKPITELGAKAVDDYTLEVELEKPVPYFLNLLAFPSYYPLNEKFVKEKGDKYGLEADTTVYNGPFVMSSWKHEQGWQLKKNDKYWDKKTVKLEEINYSVVKEVATKVNLYDTGSIDFTLLSGEFVDKYKSNKDEYGEYAESSTFFLRLNQKRNGQDTPLKSKKLREAIALSVDKKGLANVILNNGSKATDQLVPKGLATGPDGKDYQDTFKNGLKYDPKKGAAAWEEAKKELGKDQVTIELLSYDDGTAKKIADYVKDQIEKNLKGVTINTKIQPFKQKLKLETAQDYEISYAGWSPDYADPMTFIDMFESKSPYNQMSYSNPKYDEMVGKAGNELMSDAKKRWETLGKAEKLFLEEDAGLVPLYQTGRSYVMKPNVKGIVKHNISPEYSFKWAYVTEDGGKK, encoded by the coding sequence ATGAAGAGAAAAAAAATGAAAAAATTAACAGCAGTTGTAGTACCAGTTTTAGCGATGAGTGTTGCATTGACAGCGTGCTCTAGTTCAGGTGGAGAAAAGAAAACGACTACTACATCTAATAGTGGGAAAGAAAAAACATCTGATATTAAATATGCAGCGAAGCAAGTATTGAATCGTACGGAAAATCAAGAAATTCCGACGATGGATACTTCTAAATCTACTGATACGTTAGGGGCACAAATTTTAGGAAACACGATGGAAGGCCTATATCGTCTTGATAAAGATAATAAGCCAATTCCTGCTGCGGCAGAATCTAGTACGAAAAGTGAAGATGGTAAAAAGTATACGTTTAAACTGCGAAAAGATGCAAAATGGTCGAATGGAGATCCTGTAACAGCGAAAGATTTCGTTTTCGCATGGCAGCGCTTACTTGATAAGAATACTGCGGCAGAATATGCATTTATTGCTTACTATATTAAAAATGCAGAAGCGATTAATAAAGGTGAAAAACCTATAACTGAATTAGGAGCGAAGGCGGTAGATGATTACACGCTAGAAGTAGAATTAGAAAAACCGGTACCGTATTTCTTAAATTTATTAGCATTCCCATCATACTATCCATTAAATGAAAAATTCGTAAAAGAAAAAGGCGATAAGTACGGTTTAGAAGCAGATACAACTGTATATAACGGGCCATTTGTTATGTCTTCATGGAAACATGAACAAGGTTGGCAGCTGAAGAAAAATGATAAGTACTGGGATAAAAAGACTGTGAAATTAGAAGAAATTAATTATAGTGTTGTAAAAGAAGTAGCTACAAAAGTAAATTTATATGATACAGGATCAATTGACTTTACATTACTATCAGGAGAATTTGTAGATAAATATAAATCGAATAAAGATGAGTACGGTGAGTATGCAGAATCAAGTACATTCTTCTTACGTTTAAATCAAAAACGTAACGGACAAGATACGCCATTAAAGAGCAAAAAGCTTCGTGAAGCAATTGCATTATCAGTCGATAAAAAAGGATTGGCGAATGTAATTTTAAATAATGGATCAAAAGCAACGGATCAATTGGTTCCGAAAGGGCTTGCGACAGGACCTGATGGAAAAGATTATCAAGATACATTTAAAAATGGTCTGAAATATGATCCGAAAAAAGGTGCAGCAGCTTGGGAAGAAGCGAAAAAAGAACTTGGAAAAGATCAAGTTACAATTGAATTACTAAGCTATGATGATGGAACTGCGAAAAAGATTGCTGATTATGTTAAAGATCAAATTGAGAAAAATTTAAAAGGTGTAACGATTAATACGAAAATTCAGCCGTTCAAACAAAAATTAAAATTAGAGACTGCACAAGATTATGAAATCTCTTATGCAGGTTGGAGTCCAGATTATGCGGATCCAATGACATTTATTGATATGTTTGAATCGAAGAGCCCGTATAACCAAATGAGTTATTCAAATCCAAAATACGATGAAATGGTAGGAAAAGCAGGTAATGAATTAATGAGTGATGCGAAAAAACGCTGGGAAACGTTAGGGAAAGCTGAAAAATTATTCCTTGAAGAAGATGCAGGATTAGTTCCTTTATATCAAACAGGAAGATCGTACGTAATGAAACCGAATGTAAAAGGAATCGTGAAACATAACATCAGTCCAGAATATAGCTTTAAGTGGGCGTATGTAACTGAGGATGGCGGAAAAAAATAA
- a CDS encoding ABC transporter permease subunit, with protein sequence MNKQLFLASLKETQKSIFSYAIGAALYLWLLIWIFPSMVSAKGLNELISAMPDSVKKIVGMESPIQNVMDFLAGEYYSLLFIIILTIFCVTVATHLIARHVDKGAMAYLLATPVSRVKIAITQATVLILGLLIIVIVTYVAGIVGAEWFLKDNNLNKELFLKINVVGGLIFLVVSAYSFFFSCICNDERKALSYSASLTILFFVLDMVGKLSDKLEWMKSLSLFTLFRPKEIAEGTYNIWPVSLGLTVGAVCIFLLAIVMFRKRDLPL encoded by the coding sequence ATGAATAAGCAATTGTTTTTAGCTAGTTTGAAAGAAACACAAAAAAGTATTTTTAGTTATGCGATTGGTGCGGCTCTCTATTTATGGTTATTAATTTGGATATTCCCATCAATGGTATCAGCGAAAGGATTAAATGAATTAATAAGTGCTATGCCTGATAGTGTGAAAAAAATTGTTGGTATGGAAAGTCCGATTCAAAACGTAATGGATTTTTTAGCTGGGGAGTATTACAGTCTATTGTTTATTATCATTTTAACAATTTTTTGCGTAACAGTTGCGACACATTTAATTGCGCGTCATGTAGATAAAGGAGCGATGGCATACTTGCTAGCAACGCCTGTATCCAGAGTGAAAATTGCTATTACGCAAGCTACTGTTCTCATATTGGGGCTACTTATCATTGTAATTGTCACGTATGTAGCAGGTATAGTAGGAGCAGAATGGTTTTTAAAAGATAATAATTTAAATAAAGAATTATTTTTGAAGATTAATGTAGTCGGAGGGCTCATATTTTTAGTCGTTAGTGCATATTCATTTTTCTTTTCTTGTATATGTAATGATGAAAGAAAGGCACTTAGTTATTCAGCAAGTTTAACTATATTATTTTTCGTACTAGATATGGTAGGGAAATTAAGTGATAAGTTAGAGTGGATGAAAAGCCTATCTTTATTTACGCTGTTTCGTCCGAAAGAAATTGCTGAAGGAACATATAATATATGGCCGGTAAGTTTAGGTTTAACCGTTGGGGCAGTTTGCATCTTTTTGTTAGCAATAGTTATGTTTAGAAAGAGAGATTTACCGTTATAA
- a CDS encoding TetR/AcrR family transcriptional regulator, which translates to MNGFEKVKEKKKRAIKEAAFVLFSERGFNEVKIEHIAKEANVSQVTIYNHFGSKDALFRELIQEFIISEFQYYKGLAEEKLPFHDMMQKMIVRKMNTGGLFQPDMLLQMMQRDEELRKFIYSYQNEKILPWYLEILERAQRKNEINPHLTKEMMLLYIQMFTKLGDDFGAQLLEGDREKHIQDIVTMFFYGLSVPTK; encoded by the coding sequence TTGAACGGCTTTGAAAAAGTGAAAGAAAAGAAAAAACGCGCCATTAAAGAGGCGGCCTTCGTATTATTTTCAGAACGTGGATTTAATGAAGTAAAAATAGAACATATTGCAAAAGAAGCAAACGTTTCTCAAGTTACAATTTATAATCATTTCGGAAGTAAAGATGCGTTATTTAGGGAGCTTATACAAGAATTTATCATATCTGAATTTCAATATTATAAAGGGCTTGCAGAAGAAAAATTACCTTTTCATGATATGATGCAAAAAATGATTGTAAGAAAAATGAATACTGGCGGGTTATTTCAACCTGATATGTTACTACAAATGATGCAAAGGGACGAAGAACTCCGTAAGTTTATTTATAGTTATCAAAATGAAAAAATCCTTCCCTGGTATTTAGAAATATTAGAACGAGCTCAGCGTAAAAACGAAATTAATCCACACCTTACGAAAGAAATGATGTTACTTTACATTCAAATGTTTACTAAGTTAGGTGATGATTTCGGGGCACAGCTTCTTGAAGGAGATCGAGAAAAACATATACAAGATATCGTTACGATGTTCTTTTACGGCCTTTCTGTTCCAACAAAATAA
- a CDS encoding class I SAM-dependent methyltransferase, whose translation MERNTYIDFLAYYGIGSAHPGGFTLTKQLLAQLPLRQGADVLEIGCGTGKTAAYMTKEFGYKVTAIEKNEIMIQKAKDRWLFERLNVQLIQGDAERLPCLNDSFEFVLGESILAFTDKERVISECYRVLQKDGKLVVIEMIINTHIEKSEEEKIAQLYGMKELLTENEWVQLFQKANFKRITIAGGGTIAETISSYIEEPEWNVSTYIPNELYEAWVQHENVRRMYQHVLGHRIFICEK comes from the coding sequence ATGGAACGAAATACTTACATCGATTTCTTAGCTTATTACGGAATAGGAAGTGCTCATCCTGGTGGTTTTACGTTAACAAAACAATTGCTAGCACAACTGCCTCTTAGACAAGGAGCGGATGTCCTTGAGATAGGTTGTGGTACGGGGAAAACAGCGGCTTACATGACAAAAGAATTCGGTTATAAAGTAACAGCGATTGAAAAGAATGAAATTATGATTCAAAAAGCGAAAGATAGATGGTTGTTTGAAAGATTGAATGTACAATTGATTCAAGGTGATGCAGAGCGATTACCTTGTTTAAATGATTCATTTGAGTTTGTGCTTGGGGAATCGATACTCGCTTTTACAGATAAAGAAAGGGTTATATCAGAGTGCTATCGTGTATTACAGAAGGATGGTAAGCTTGTTGTCATTGAAATGATTATTAATACACATATTGAGAAGAGTGAGGAAGAAAAAATTGCCCAATTATATGGCATGAAAGAATTATTAACTGAGAATGAGTGGGTACAACTATTTCAGAAAGCAAATTTCAAAAGAATTACAATTGCTGGCGGTGGTACAATTGCAGAAACGATATCTAGCTATATAGAAGAGCCGGAATGGAATGTATCAACATATATTCCGAATGAGTTATATGAGGCATGGGTACAACATGAAAACGTACGACGTATGTACCAACATGTTTTAGGACACCGTATATTTATATGTGAAAAGTAG
- a CDS encoding peptide ABC transporter substrate-binding protein, with the protein MKKKQMKKLTAVVAPVLAMSMALTACSTSGGDKKTSTNSSSSGDSKSEGKLAAKQVLNRTETNEIPTMDTSKNTDTLGSQILGNTMEGLYRLDKDNKPIPAAAESSTKSEDGKKYTFKLRKDAKWSNGDPVTAKDFAYAWQRLLDPKTTAEYAFIAFPIKNAEAINKGEKPVTELGVKAVDDYTLEVELEQAVPYFLNLVAFPSYYPLNEKFVKEKGDKFGLESDTTVYNGPFVLTDWKHEQGWKLKKNDQYWDKKTVKLDEINYSVVKEINTKVNLFDTGAIDFALLSGEFVDKYRNNKEEFGTYSQVSTYFLRMNQKRGGQDTPLKSQKLREAIALSIDKKNLANVILNDGSKPADFLVPKGLATGPDGKDFQETFKNGIKPDAKKAAAAWEEAKKELGKDQVTIELLNYDTGNAKKVGEYVKDQIEKNLKGVTVNIKLQPFKQKLKLETEQDYDISYAGWGPDYADPMTFLDMFQSKHSHNQMSFADPKYDDMIKKAGTELMGDAKKRWEELGKAEKLLLEQDVALVPLYQRGDAYVLKQNIKGIVKHNISPEYSFKWAYVAEK; encoded by the coding sequence ATGAAAAAGAAACAAATGAAAAAACTAACAGCAGTTGTAGCACCAGTTTTAGCAATGAGCATGGCGTTAACAGCATGTTCTACATCAGGTGGAGATAAGAAGACAAGCACAAACTCTAGCTCTAGTGGAGATAGTAAATCTGAAGGAAAACTAGCAGCGAAACAAGTGCTAAATCGTACAGAAACAAATGAGATCCCAACAATGGATACTTCAAAAAATACAGATACATTAGGTTCTCAAATTTTAGGGAACACAATGGAAGGGTTATATCGATTAGATAAAGATAATAAACCAATCCCAGCTGCAGCAGAATCTAGCACAAAAAGTGAAGATGGTAAAAAATATACATTTAAACTACGTAAAGATGCAAAATGGTCAAATGGTGATCCTGTAACTGCAAAAGACTTTGCGTACGCTTGGCAACGATTATTAGATCCAAAAACAACTGCAGAATATGCGTTTATCGCATTCCCGATTAAAAATGCAGAGGCAATTAATAAAGGTGAAAAACCAGTAACTGAACTAGGAGTTAAGGCGGTAGATGACTATACATTAGAAGTTGAATTAGAACAAGCGGTACCATACTTCTTAAACTTAGTTGCGTTCCCATCGTACTACCCATTAAATGAGAAGTTTGTAAAAGAAAAAGGGGATAAATTCGGTTTAGAGTCTGATACAACAGTATATAACGGACCATTTGTTCTTACTGATTGGAAGCACGAGCAAGGCTGGAAACTAAAGAAAAATGATCAATATTGGGATAAAAAGACTGTAAAGTTAGATGAAATCAACTATAGTGTAGTAAAAGAAATAAATACAAAGGTCAACTTATTTGATACAGGTGCAATTGATTTCGCACTTCTATCAGGTGAATTCGTTGATAAATATAGAAATAACAAAGAGGAGTTTGGCACATACTCACAAGTAAGTACATACTTCTTACGTATGAACCAAAAACGTGGTGGACAAGATACACCATTAAAGAGTCAGAAATTACGTGAAGCAATCGCGCTTTCTATCGATAAGAAAAACCTAGCAAACGTTATTTTAAATGACGGATCTAAACCAGCTGACTTCTTAGTACCGAAAGGGTTAGCGACTGGACCAGACGGCAAAGACTTCCAAGAAACATTTAAAAATGGTATCAAACCAGATGCGAAAAAAGCTGCTGCTGCATGGGAAGAAGCGAAAAAAGAACTTGGTAAAGACCAAGTTACAATTGAGCTATTAAACTATGATACTGGTAATGCGAAAAAAGTAGGGGAATATGTAAAAGACCAAATTGAGAAAAATTTAAAAGGTGTAACAGTTAATATTAAACTTCAGCCATTCAAACAAAAACTAAAACTAGAAACAGAGCAAGATTATGATATATCATATGCTGGTTGGGGACCTGACTATGCTGACCCAATGACATTCTTAGATATGTTCCAGTCTAAACATTCTCATAACCAAATGAGCTTCGCTGATCCGAAGTATGATGATATGATCAAAAAAGCTGGCACTGAATTAATGGGTGACGCGAAGAAACGTTGGGAAGAGTTAGGGAAAGCTGAGAAATTACTTCTTGAGCAAGATGTAGCACTTGTACCTTTATACCAACGTGGTGATGCATATGTTCTAAAACAAAATATTAAAGGTATTGTAAAACATAATATCAGTCCGGAATATAGCTTTAAATGGGCATATGTTGCTGAAAAATAA
- a CDS encoding LCP family protein: MGNHSSSREEKNKRKYKKTTIISLLLGVLLFGGGGYGTYVYMKTSNLVQKSNLNLARGEKSNLREKAVKPIANNVSLLIMGIDENQERQKEYSGAFHTDALLLATFNKDDKTVKLTSIPRDTYTYVPIEKKKDKITHAYGRGLVKNGKDGGPQASVEAVEKLLQVPVDYFVKFNFSSFIKIVDGLDGIEIDVPVEFTEQNSKDEPDAIHLKKGLQKLTGEEALALARTRHIDSDAMRGQRQQLVIEAMLNKLKSAGSITKLEKMVEAVDGDFKTNLAMDDILSFYKYGLNGSVEKTQLAGDDLYLPNGPNGQRVYYYNPNKKDLQSLSDTLRTHLGLSAKQIEEN; the protein is encoded by the coding sequence ATGGGGAATCATTCGTCTTCAAGAGAAGAGAAAAATAAGCGGAAATATAAAAAGACAACGATAATAAGTTTACTACTAGGAGTATTACTATTTGGCGGGGGTGGATATGGCACCTATGTATATATGAAAACTTCTAATCTTGTACAAAAATCTAATTTGAATTTAGCGCGTGGTGAAAAATCAAATTTACGTGAGAAAGCAGTAAAACCAATTGCAAACAATGTTTCACTTTTAATTATGGGCATTGATGAAAATCAAGAACGTCAAAAGGAGTATAGTGGTGCATTTCATACAGATGCGTTATTGCTGGCAACTTTTAATAAAGATGATAAGACAGTGAAATTAACAAGTATACCACGTGATACGTATACATATGTCCCGATTGAAAAGAAAAAGGATAAAATAACGCATGCATATGGAAGAGGGCTTGTTAAAAATGGTAAAGATGGAGGGCCACAAGCATCTGTTGAAGCAGTAGAAAAATTGTTACAAGTCCCCGTTGATTATTTTGTGAAGTTTAATTTTAGCTCATTTATTAAAATTGTTGATGGATTAGATGGTATTGAAATAGATGTCCCAGTTGAATTTACAGAACAAAATAGTAAAGATGAACCTGATGCGATTCATTTGAAAAAAGGACTACAAAAATTAACAGGAGAAGAAGCACTTGCGCTGGCAAGAACGCGTCATATTGACAGTGATGCAATGAGAGGGCAACGTCAACAACTTGTTATTGAAGCGATGTTAAATAAATTAAAAAGCGCGGGTTCGATTACAAAACTAGAGAAAATGGTTGAGGCGGTTGATGGTGATTTTAAAACAAATTTAGCCATGGATGATATTTTATCTTTTTATAAATATGGTTTAAATGGTTCAGTTGAAAAGACTCAATTAGCTGGTGATGATCTTTATTTACCTAATGGCCCAAATGGACAACGTGTCTATTACTATAATCCTAATAAAAAAGACCTACAAAGTTTGAGTGATACTCTTAGAACACATCTAGGATTAAGTGCGAAGCAGATTGAGGAGAATTAA
- a CDS encoding ECF-type sigma factor negative effector: MDSEKSFDEKLKKRIKDENVILPPKLNGKINDTLHNLPVKKKSYRVHMMVISAAVLALSIVSMSEFSIQSFAQNGGVFEYVKKKAFSDYENEEEIKLNVNYPDKEKIHIKMLDSIDHFKNISGQFEEYSSSTRMATTYKYAIDTEKQRGIASQEDKRLKKRTIIYNEGRKKEFDDENYTYKESKWSPEERNNELLKLNPTERLLRKSGERRRYDGEYVGLAKHSIQSEFADLLIRYKDWNYKETKYLGLDCYKIEGVINIEMPISASEDVRGKFEMVVEKNTGVMLKFLSFHEGMIQYSVTTEWIQIDKGLKESMFQKDSTKYEKMKNILDE, translated from the coding sequence ATGGATAGTGAAAAATCATTTGATGAGAAATTAAAAAAGAGAATAAAAGATGAAAATGTTATTTTACCGCCAAAGTTAAATGGAAAGATTAATGATACACTGCATAATCTTCCAGTAAAAAAGAAGAGTTACAGAGTTCATATGATGGTAATTAGTGCCGCGGTTCTAGCGCTTTCTATTGTTTCTATGTCTGAATTTTCTATACAAAGCTTTGCACAAAATGGTGGAGTATTTGAATATGTGAAGAAAAAGGCGTTTTCTGATTATGAAAATGAAGAAGAAATAAAATTGAATGTAAATTATCCAGATAAGGAAAAAATTCATATAAAGATGTTGGATTCAATTGATCATTTTAAAAATATTTCAGGACAATTTGAGGAATATTCTAGCTCTACAAGAATGGCTACAACATACAAGTATGCGATTGATACGGAGAAACAAAGAGGCATTGCATCTCAAGAAGATAAACGATTGAAAAAAAGAACGATTATATATAACGAGGGTAGAAAAAAAGAGTTTGATGATGAGAACTATACATATAAAGAGTCAAAATGGAGCCCAGAGGAAAGAAATAATGAACTATTAAAACTAAATCCTACGGAAAGATTGTTGAGAAAATCAGGTGAGAGGAGACGGTATGATGGCGAATATGTGGGATTGGCTAAGCATAGTATTCAATCAGAATTCGCAGATTTGTTAATTCGATATAAAGATTGGAATTATAAAGAAACGAAATATCTAGGACTCGATTGTTACAAAATTGAAGGGGTAATAAATATAGAGATGCCTATTAGCGCCTCTGAAGATGTAAGAGGGAAATTTGAAATGGTTGTGGAGAAAAACACAGGGGTTATGTTAAAGTTTCTTAGTTTTCATGAAGGTATGATTCAATATTCAGTTACTACCGAATGGATACAAATAGATAAAGGGCTGAAAGAAAGTATGTTTCAAAAGGATAGCACGAAATATGAAAAAATGAAAAATATATTGGATGAATAG
- a CDS encoding peptide ABC transporter substrate-binding protein, whose amino-acid sequence MKRKKMKKLTAVVAPVLVMSMALTACSGSGEKDKASTTPKSGEKEGGKLAAKQVLNLTESQEIPSMDSVKATDQVSFLALNNVMEGLYRLDKDNKATPGVAESYKKSDDGKKYTFTLNKNAKWSNGEPVTAKDFVFSWKRAVDKNTAAEYAYIMFDVKNAKAINEGKAALDTLGVKAVDDYTLEVELENAVPYFVELTSFGTFYPQNEKFVNEKGAKFGLEADTTLYNGPFTLTDWKHEEGWKLKKNAQYWDNKTVKLEEINFNVVKDSGTRVNLYESGQIDRSGLVSEFVDKYKSNPDFYTQKTPSTFFLRLNQKRGGQDTVLKNKDLRLAIAKAYDKKGLTNVILNDGSTPADYLVPKEFAKSPDGKDFRKENGDILKTDVKKAKEHWDKAKKELGKDQVTIELLNYDSDNAKKVGEFLKGELEKNLPGLTVNLKNQPFKQKLKLESDLDYDLSYAGWGPDYLDPMTFIDMFVTDGPHNQTGYSNKKYDEIVEKGKGELLTKTKERWDSLLKAEKMLLEDAAIAPLYQRGDAIVQRAKVKGIVHHPVGGDYSYKWAYIGEEK is encoded by the coding sequence ATGAAGAGAAAAAAGATGAAAAAATTGACAGCGGTCGTAGCACCAGTTTTAGTAATGAGTATGGCATTAACAGCTTGCTCTGGATCAGGGGAAAAAGATAAGGCAAGCACAACACCAAAAAGCGGTGAAAAAGAAGGCGGAAAATTAGCAGCGAAGCAAGTGTTGAATTTAACAGAGAGCCAAGAGATTCCATCTATGGATTCTGTTAAAGCGACAGACCAAGTATCGTTTCTTGCTTTAAACAACGTAATGGAAGGTTTATATCGACTGGATAAAGATAATAAAGCAACACCAGGGGTTGCTGAATCATATAAAAAGAGTGATGATGGTAAGAAGTATACATTTACATTAAATAAAAATGCAAAATGGTCAAATGGAGAGCCTGTAACAGCGAAAGATTTCGTATTTTCTTGGAAACGTGCTGTAGATAAAAATACAGCAGCGGAATATGCATACATTATGTTCGATGTAAAAAATGCAAAAGCAATTAATGAAGGAAAAGCAGCGCTTGATACGTTAGGTGTAAAAGCTGTAGATGACTATACGTTAGAAGTAGAATTAGAAAATGCAGTTCCTTACTTTGTTGAATTAACTTCATTCGGAACATTCTATCCACAAAATGAAAAATTCGTAAATGAAAAAGGTGCAAAATTCGGTTTAGAAGCAGATACAACATTATACAACGGACCATTTACATTAACAGACTGGAAACATGAAGAAGGTTGGAAATTAAAGAAAAACGCACAGTACTGGGATAATAAAACAGTTAAGTTAGAAGAAATCAACTTTAACGTAGTAAAAGATAGCGGTACACGTGTCAACTTATATGAAAGTGGACAGATTGACCGTTCAGGATTAGTATCTGAATTTGTTGACAAATATAAATCGAATCCAGATTTCTATACACAAAAAACACCATCAACGTTCTTCTTACGTTTAAATCAAAAACGTGGTGGTCAAGATACGGTGTTAAAGAACAAAGATTTACGTTTAGCAATTGCAAAGGCGTATGATAAAAAAGGTTTAACGAATGTTATTTTAAATGACGGATCTACACCTGCAGATTACTTAGTACCAAAAGAATTTGCTAAGAGTCCGGATGGAAAAGACTTCCGTAAAGAAAATGGAGATATTTTAAAAACGGATGTGAAAAAGGCAAAAGAGCATTGGGACAAAGCGAAAAAAGAGCTTGGAAAAGATCAAGTAACAATTGAGCTGCTAAACTATGATAGCGATAATGCGAAAAAAGTAGGGGAGTTCTTAAAAGGAGAGCTTGAGAAAAACTTACCAGGCTTAACAGTGAACTTGAAAAACCAGCCGTTTAAACAAAAATTAAAATTAGAATCAGATCTAGATTATGATTTATCTTACGCTGGTTGGGGACCTGACTACTTAGATCCAATGACATTCATTGATATGTTCGTTACAGATGGACCTCATAACCAAACTGGTTACTCAAATAAGAAATATGATGAAATTGTAGAAAAAGGTAAAGGTGAGCTATTAACGAAAACGAAAGAGCGTTGGGATAGCTTACTGAAAGCTGAGAAAATGTTACTTGAAGATGCAGCAATTGCACCATTATATCAACGTGGTGATGCAATTGTTCAAAGAGCGAAAGTAAAAGGAATTGTTCACCACCCAGTTGGTGGAGATTACAGCTACAAATGGGCATATATCGGTGAGGAAAAATAA